The Scyliorhinus torazame isolate Kashiwa2021f chromosome 17, sScyTor2.1, whole genome shotgun sequence genome includes a window with the following:
- the LOC140394263 gene encoding peptidyl-prolyl cis-trans isomerase-like gives MATSEKPRDYLDIASRGNTLGRVVIELRADVVPKTAENFHYLCTGEKGFGYNGSIFHRIIPEFMCQGGDFTKHDGTGGKSIYGEKFKDENFKLEHTGAGILSMANAGPITNGSQFFICTAHTPWLNGKHVVFGKVLEGYKVLKKMEKLGSGEGKTNSTISIINCGQM, from the coding sequence ATGGCCACCAGTGAGAAGCCACGAGATTACCTGGACATCGCCTCTCGCGGCAACACGCTGGGCCGTGTCGTTATTGAGCTCAGGGCTGATGTGGTCCCAAAAACTGCAGAAAATTTCCATTACTTGTGCACTGGTGAGAAAGGATTTGGTTACAACGGCTCGATATTCCACAGAATCATTCCTGAATTCATGTGCCAGGGTGGTGACTTCACAAAGCATGATGGCACTGGTGGGAAGTCGATCTACGGTGAAAAGTTTAAGGATGAGAATTTCAAGCtggagcacacaggggctggtatcTTGTCCATGGCCAATGCTGGACCAATTACAAATGGCTCCCAGTTCTTTATCTGCACTGCACATACTCCATGGTTAAATGGAAAGCATGTTGTATTTGGTAAGGTCCTAGAAGGCTACAAAGTGTTGAAGAAGATGGAGAAATTGGGCAGCGGTGAAGGCAAAACTAATAGTACTATTAGCATCATTAATTGTGGGCAGATGTGA